From the genome of Phycisphaerae bacterium:
AAGCCGATCGAGGAGCTGGAGCTTCTCGCCCGGATTCGCAACCAGCTGGAGCTGGCCCGCAACCGTCAGACGCTCAAGAAGAAGGTATCGATTTACGAAGCCCTCACCCAGGAGCAGATGGCTCGGCTGGACGAGATTCGCACTGGCCAGGAATCGCTGCTCACTTCGCCGTGGGCGTTCCCGGAACTGAAAGCGGCGGTGCGGTTCACACCGGCCCACGAGGCGGGCGGTGACTTCTATGAGATCACCCGTTTTGAGGACGGGGAGTTTGGATTCCTGGTCACCGACGTGGCCGGACACGACTTGAGCGTGCCCTTCATCACCGGCGCGTTGAAGGCCTTGTCGGTCACCTTTCTGAAGGACGGTCTTAGTCCGACTGACACGATGACGATGCTCAATGCCAGCCTTTGTGCCTTTCTGACCGAGGAGCGGTACGTCACCGGATGCTATGCGAAGTACTCGCGGGAGCGCAGGGAGGTGGAACTTATCAACGCCGGGCATCCACCAGCTCTGTTCCAGAGCACGGAGCGGAAGTGTGAGTTCGTGAATCTCTCCGGAGACGCCCTGGGCTTGCTCGAGTGCGTCCGGTTCGAGACGCGAACGCTCCAGGTTCAGCCGGGGGACCGGCTCTTCCTCTACAGCGATGGCTTGATCGAGGGGTACCGCGATGCGCTCGGTCGGCGCGGGCGTCCGACGTGGGGCATGAAGCAGATGCAGCGTTGTGTCGAGAGTCTTCGGTCCAAGAACATCACCGAGACCGTCGATGCGATTGTGGATGAACTCCTGAATGAGACTGGAGGCATGGTCGAGGACGACATCCTGGTCCTAGGGGTAGAGTTTTGAGAACGAGCATGGCCGCTCGGCCCTGACGAGGGCGCAACATGTTTGAGACGACGCAAAACGAAGGCAAGTTCCACCTGCGGATGTCCGCCACGTTGGAGAACATCGACCGGGCGGACGAGGCCTTAGTCGAGTTTCTGAAGAGCCGCGATGCCCCGGTGGACCTGTTCGCGGTGCGGATCCTGTTGAGGGAGGGGATGCTCAACGCCGTGGTTCACGGCAGCGGGCAGGATCCGGATCTGCCGGTGACGATGGACGTCGAGCTGGACGCCGAGGGCGTCGGACTGACGATCGAGGACACCGGGCCGGGCTTCATCTGGCAGAACCGATCTGCGAGTTTTGACCTGATGGGAGACGGGGGGCGGGGTATTCCGCTGATGCAGATGTACGCATCGCGGATGGCCTTCAATGACTCCGGGAACAAAGTGTCGTTCTGGCGCAAGTACCGCGAGGCGGAGGTGTGCCAGGGCGCGACTCATGGAGAATGCCAATGACACAGACAGGCGCGACAGCGGAAGCGTTCGTGGTCAAACCCGGGCGCGACATCGTCATTTCCTACGTGGAGACGTTCCGAAGGGAATTGCTCAGTCTCATCGACCAGGGCCATCTGAACCTGGTGATCGATCTGGACGGGGTGAGCATGATTGACTCCAAGGGACTGGCCATTTTCATGCTCTGCTACAAGAGCCTTTCCGCCAAGGGTGGGAAGCTGACCGTACTCACCAGCGATCAGGATCTGCGTTACCTCTTCAAGGTCATGCGTATGGATGAGATGTTCACCGTGACCGACAACCTCTAACCAGCGCCTTCACCAACCGATCGGACGGTCAAACGTCAGGAGCGTCATGATGTCAATGAGCAACAACGAAGTCGTCGCGGAGTTCATCGTCGAATCGCAGGAGCACCTTGCAGACATCGAGAACCAGCTTCTGGCGATTGAAGCCGGCGGCGCGGCCATCGACCTCGAACTCGTCAACACGGTGTTCCGCTCGATCCACTCCATCAAGGGGGCTTCGGGCTTCCTGGGCTTCACCGCCATCGGCGAGCTGTCACACAGCATGGAGAACGTGCTGAACCTGATGCGGGGCAAGGAGCTGGTCCCGACATCGGAGACCATCGACGTGCTGCTGAAGGCGGCGGACGTGCTCCGCGGCATGATCAACGTGGCGGAACAGTCGAACGGCACTGACGTCTCCGCGCACGTGACGGCCCTCAAGCGGATCATCGAAGGCGGAACAACCCCCGCGGTCCAGACGAGCATGAAACAGACCACGGAGATTCCGGGACCCGGCGGCATCGTTCTGCGGGTGACCGAACACGTCCTGGCAACCCAGCGGACCATCGGCCACCGGCTGTACCTGGTCAGCATCGACCTGATCTCGGAGGTGGAGGCCAAGGGCATGACCCCTCTGGCCTGGGTCAAAGGACTACTCAGTTTCGCCGAGCTGCTCGACTCGCGCCTGGACCTGGTCGACGGCGGTGGGCTCGACTCAGAACTGCCCGGAGCCATGCGGTTCGTGGCCCTGATCGGAACGGTCCTGGAAGACCCGGAAATCGTGGCCACGGCCTGCAAGGTGCCCGTGACGCAGGTCCAACCGGCCCATATCGACCAGGCTGCGCCGGCCCCGGCGACCGCCCCCCATCCCCCCGCCACCGTCGGTCCGGACGCGACGCGTACCGCCGCGGCCGACACCGCCGCGACTCCAGTGTCCCCGGCGTCCGCCCCCGTCGAGCCGGCCGACGCCGCAGCGGCCCCGCCCATTCACGAGGAGGTCCCGTCACCGGTGCACCAGGAGCCGGCGGCTGCGGCTCCCACGGCCAGCATGAGTGGTTCGACCACAGGGCCGGGCACTGCGGCGACCAGTGCCGGCGGGACTGAGACCAGCATTCGCGTATCCGTCGGGCTGCTCGACCATCTGATGAACTTGGCCGGCGAACTGGTTCTGGGGCGCAACCAGCTCCTGCAAATGATTGCCACTAAGGACCAGAGCGGCCTGGAATCGGTGGGCGGCCGGCTCAATCAGGTCACCAGCGAGCTGCAGGAAGCGATCATGCAGACCCGCATGCAGCCGATCGGCTCGGTGTTCAGCAAGTTTCCGCGCGTGGTACGAGACCTGAGCAGCAAGCTTGGCAAGCAGTGCGAGCTGGTTGTGGAAGGCAAGGATGTGGAGCTCGACAAGTCGATCATCGAGGCCATTGGCGATCCACTCACCCACCTGATCCGCAATTCGGTGGATCACGGGATCGAGCGGCCGGGAACCCGCACCGCCAAGGGCAAGAAGGCCTCGGGCACGGTGGTGCTGCGGGCCTTTCACCAGGCGGGGAAGGTCAATATCACCATCACCGACGACGGAACGGGGATTGACGCCGAGAAACTCAAGGCCAAGGCGATCGAGAAGGGTCTGATCACGACCAGCGCCGCCCGGGAAATGAGCGAACGGGATGCGATTCGGCTCATTTTCCACCCTGGCTTCTCCATGGCCGAGAAGGTCACCGACGTCAGCGGGCGCGGGGTGGGCATGGACGTCGTCAAGACCAACATCCAGAAGGCCGGGGGAACGGTCGACGTCGAGACCCAGGTCGGGGCCGGCACCACGATCAGCATCAAATTGCCGCTCACTCTGGCGATCATCCCATCGTTGATCGTGCGCTGCGGGGAGGAGCGCTACGCCATCCCGCAGGTCAACATCAGCGAGCTGGTGCGGATCAAGGCGACGGAAGCGGCCTCGAAGATCGAACGTGTCAGCGGTGCGGAAGTGCTGCGGCTTCGAGGCAACCTGTTGCCGCTCGTCCGACTCAGCAAAGCCCTGGAGATTCAGTCGAAACGACTGGATCCGCTGCCGGCCACGCTGGAGGACAACCTGCGCGAGAACCTTGCGGACCGCAGAAGCGGCCGGGCCGCGCCGCCGGAGATCGAGGAGCATCGATCCGGTGCCGACCGGCGTACGGATACCGCGGCCGGCGCCCTGAACATCATCGTGGTGGAGACCGGGCACCTGCGTTACGGCATGATCGTGGACGGTCTGCACGATTCGGAGGAGATCGTGGTGAAGCCGCTGGGCTCGCACCTCAAGGGCACCCCGTGCCTGGCGGGAGCGACGATCCTGGGCGATGGGCGGGTAGCCCTGATTCTGGACATCGCCGGCATCGCGTCCCACTGTCAGTTGGCCGTACCTGAAACCGAGGATGACGCCGAGGCGACCGAACAAGGGGCGAGTGGCTCGGGCGAGACGCATACCCTGCTATTGTTCACCAACGAGCCGAGCGAGCAGTTCGGCGTTCCGATGGGCCTCATCGCCCGGATCGAGCGCATTCGCACATCGCAGATCGACAGCGTCGGCGGCCAGGACATTCTGCAGTACCGCGGCAGCTCGCTGCCGCTGCTCAGCCTGGATCAACACATCAAGGCCAAGCCTCGAGCGCAGCAGGACACGGTCTACGTGGTGGTTTTCCGGGCCGCGAAACAGGAGATCGGCCTGATCGCGCCGAATCTGGTCGACATCCGCGAGGTCGACGCCGAGGTGGACACGATCACGTTCCACCAGCCGGGCGTGATGGGCTCTATGGTCATCGACGGCAAGGCCACACGGCTGGTGGACCTGTTCGAGCTGGCCCGCACGGCGCATCCCGACTGGTTCACGGGCCAGACCGCATCTGACCAGGGCTTGAAGATCAAGCCCCGGCTGCTGCTGGCCGAAGACTCCGCCTTCTTCCGCAACCAGCTCAATGGATTCCTGACCGACGAGGGCTTTGAGGTCGTCGCCTGCGAGGATGGTCAGGTGGCCTGGGACAAGCTCCAGTCGGCTGACGAGCCTTTCAGTGCGGTCGTCACCGACATCGAGATGCCCAACATGGACGGGTACAACCTGACCCACCACATCAAGCAGAGCCCGCTCTACAGCCATCTGCCGGTCATCGCGGTCACCTCACTGG
Proteins encoded in this window:
- a CDS encoding STAS domain-containing protein, which translates into the protein MTQTGATAEAFVVKPGRDIVISYVETFRRELLSLIDQGHLNLVIDLDGVSMIDSKGLAIFMLCYKSLSAKGGKLTVLTSDQDLRYLFKVMRMDEMFTVTDNL
- a CDS encoding chemotaxis protein CheW, coding for MMSMSNNEVVAEFIVESQEHLADIENQLLAIEAGGAAIDLELVNTVFRSIHSIKGASGFLGFTAIGELSHSMENVLNLMRGKELVPTSETIDVLLKAADVLRGMINVAEQSNGTDVSAHVTALKRIIEGGTTPAVQTSMKQTTEIPGPGGIVLRVTEHVLATQRTIGHRLYLVSIDLISEVEAKGMTPLAWVKGLLSFAELLDSRLDLVDGGGLDSELPGAMRFVALIGTVLEDPEIVATACKVPVTQVQPAHIDQAAPAPATAPHPPATVGPDATRTAAADTAATPVSPASAPVEPADAAAAPPIHEEVPSPVHQEPAAAAPTASMSGSTTGPGTAATSAGGTETSIRVSVGLLDHLMNLAGELVLGRNQLLQMIATKDQSGLESVGGRLNQVTSELQEAIMQTRMQPIGSVFSKFPRVVRDLSSKLGKQCELVVEGKDVELDKSIIEAIGDPLTHLIRNSVDHGIERPGTRTAKGKKASGTVVLRAFHQAGKVNITITDDGTGIDAEKLKAKAIEKGLITTSAAREMSERDAIRLIFHPGFSMAEKVTDVSGRGVGMDVVKTNIQKAGGTVDVETQVGAGTTISIKLPLTLAIIPSLIVRCGEERYAIPQVNISELVRIKATEAASKIERVSGAEVLRLRGNLLPLVRLSKALEIQSKRLDPLPATLEDNLRENLADRRSGRAAPPEIEEHRSGADRRTDTAAGALNIIVVETGHLRYGMIVDGLHDSEEIVVKPLGSHLKGTPCLAGATILGDGRVALILDIAGIASHCQLAVPETEDDAEATEQGASGSGETHTLLLFTNEPSEQFGVPMGLIARIERIRTSQIDSVGGQDILQYRGSSLPLLSLDQHIKAKPRAQQDTVYVVVFRAAKQEIGLIAPNLVDIREVDAEVDTITFHQPGVMGSMVIDGKATRLVDLFELARTAHPDWFTGQTASDQGLKIKPRLLLAEDSAFFRNQLNGFLTDEGFEVVACEDGQVAWDKLQSADEPFSAVVTDIEMPNMDGYNLTHHIKQSPLYSHLPVIAVTSLGGQEDMRRGKEVGVDEYQVKLDRDQLIAAVRRLLKATNPTRGPSQETTPSQTRRSR
- a CDS encoding ATP-binding protein; its protein translation is MFETTQNEGKFHLRMSATLENIDRADEALVEFLKSRDAPVDLFAVRILLREGMLNAVVHGSGQDPDLPVTMDVELDAEGVGLTIEDTGPGFIWQNRSASFDLMGDGGRGIPLMQMYASRMAFNDSGNKVSFWRKYREAEVCQGATHGECQ
- a CDS encoding fused response regulator/phosphatase, giving the protein MGGASQVPVTLPTERETAHFCGIGQPEAVVTAARPNPRAPASSILVAEDDPDNQALIQLLLQRAGYRVTLASDGDEVFGLLESCRPELLLLDCQMPRMDGAEVCARLKQDPYWADVPVIFLSMFSDPRDKVRGFEAGGADYVTKPIEELELLARIRNQLELARNRQTLKKKVSIYEALTQEQMARLDEIRTGQESLLTSPWAFPELKAAVRFTPAHEAGGDFYEITRFEDGEFGFLVTDVAGHDLSVPFITGALKALSVTFLKDGLSPTDTMTMLNASLCAFLTEERYVTGCYAKYSRERREVELINAGHPPALFQSTERKCEFVNLSGDALGLLECVRFETRTLQVQPGDRLFLYSDGLIEGYRDALGRRGRPTWGMKQMQRCVESLRSKNITETVDAIVDELLNETGGMVEDDILVLGVEF